In one window of Tubulanus polymorphus chromosome 3, tnTubPoly1.2, whole genome shotgun sequence DNA:
- the LOC141901957 gene encoding gamma-soluble NSF attachment protein-like has product MAEKRHLQEGEDHLKAVEKCLKTSLMKWKPDYDGAASEYAKAAISFKNAKALERCRDAYIKAADMQLKLGGNFHAAKSLEAAGLVSRDMKDYQSVANLMGRAGQLFRENGTTDTAALTWEKAAKILELPMPEASLDLYRHACECAEVEDRPRQAADSVGRSVRLLIRLQRYDEAADMIKKEIDLHALSENFPTVVKLVTGAVLIHLSRTDYVAANKMYKAALGYPEFIGSDDARALEALLDAYDSGDGAVMNETLSLPVFKYMENDFAKLARALKAPGASIKSDRRSDKELGADEEDDDEYSGGLC; this is encoded by the exons ATGGCCGAGAAACGTCATCTGCAAGAAGGAGAAGATCATTTAAAAGCCGTCGAAAAATG CCTTAAAACCTCTTTGATGAAGTGGAAACCGGATTACGACGGTGCTGCATCTGAATACGCTAAAGCAG CCATTAGTTTCAAGAATGCTAAAGCTCTGGAGCGTTGTCGCGATGCTTATATCAAGGCTGCTGATATGCAGTTAAAGTTGGGAGG AAATTTCCACGCAGCGAA GTCTCTAGAAGCAGCAGGACTCGTTAGTCGAGATATGAAAGATTATCAAAGCGTTGCTAATTTGATGGGGCGAGCAGGACAGCTGTTTAGAGAAAACGGTACTACGGATACTGCGGCTTTAACCTGGGAAAAGGCGGCCAA GATATTGGAATTACCGATGCCTGAAGCGTCTTTAGATTTGTATCGACATGCTTGTGAATGCGCGGAG GTTGAAGATCGACCGAGACAAGCAGCTGATTCAGTTGGAAGGAGTGTTCGTTTATTGATTCGCTTACAAAG ATATGATGAAGCAGCGGATATGATAAAGAAAGAAATTGATCTCCACGCGTTATCGGAAAACTTTCCTACAGTCGTTAAATTAGTGACCGGAGCTGTGCTTATTCATCTATCCAGAACTGATTACGTTGCGGCTAATAAAATGTATAAGGCTGCTCTCGG GTATCCTGAATTCATTGGTTCCGATGACGCGCGTGCTTTAGAAGCTTTATTAGATGCTTATGATTCGGGAGATGGTGCTGTAATGAATGAGACGTTATCTTTACCAGTATTCAAATACATGGAGAATGAT tttgCTAAATTAGCGCGTGCGTTAAAAGCACCTGGAGCCAGTATAAAATCTGATCGTCGCAGTGATAAAGAACTAGGAGCAGATgaggaagatgatgatgagtATTCCGGTGGATTGTGTTGA
- the LOC141901835 gene encoding E3 ubiquitin-protein ligase TRAF7-like isoform X2 — MSQTVVRPTVFVSSPSQHLKCGFCHKVYNDPVISTVCGHTFCRSCITSCKPAEVDDSCQNGNSVVCPLDSFICGLDTLVLNRAVVGQIDDLLIHCQYGVKLTDAGEYVMDENGCPEKVSFGLRQQHEDDCSYGAVVCPNSAECGTFKKSNLSAHLEICTNFFCSAKNAGCRFSGRHTDLLEHYKECSFYLANRLVQGSDGANDTTVLAIKEQIGNLTTENQHLSLTVDQLTNRVKKLEGERDEMRKQLISCKTNITKLTQTVEELQHSMESKGRTSSGLNCVMPKSPRSTSTSMMSTSSPVSNPNVSLVDTSTSSRSNSTENWTTPLMFKCLGTFRGHKGPVYALANRGSRIFSAGGDKVIKVWNVDMLAKGCIHTIVAHNDGIFCIALMRNVMFSAGADYSIKAWDVNSYEQKAIREQAHNNIICALVHCGEYIFTSSYSVIKVWSAKDLEPIHTIDGLYHWVRALAVNRTKDKVYSGSHNTIEMWDASGKFNLRGKIDHKYGSIHSLVLTSKYIIAGTYNQNIRLFNISTHQHVIHLRGHVGAVTSLLVSPSERFLFSGSADNSVQIMHL; from the exons ATGTCGCAAACAGTCGTTCGACCGACGGTTTTCGTATCATCTCCGAGTCAACATCTGAAATGTGGATTTTGTCATAAAGTTTACAATGATCCGGTGATCAGTACCGTCTGTGGACATACGTTCTGTAGAAGTTGTATTACTAGTTGCAAGCCGGCAGAGGTTGATGACAGCTGTCAAAATGGGAATTCTGTAGTTTGCCCTTTAGATAGTTTTATCTGTGGTCTAGATACATTGGTATTGAACAG AGCTGTAGTTGGTCAAATCgatgatttattgattcaCTGTCAGTACGGTGTTAAACTCACAGATGCTGGTGAATATGTGATGGATGAAAATGGCTGCCCTGAAAAAGTGTCATTTG GTTTAAGACAACAACATGAAGATGATTGTTCCTATGGTGCAGTTGTATGTCCAAACAGCGCTGAATGTGGAACATTCAAGAAATCGAATCTTTCCGCGCATCTTGAAATATGTACAAACTTCTTCTGTTCGGCCAAAAATGCAG GCTGTCGATTTAGTGGACGTCATACAGATCTGTTGGAACATTATAAAGAATGTTCTTTCTATCTAGCGAATAGATTAGTTCAGGGTTCTGATGGAGCCAATGACACAACAGTTTTAGCTATAAAAGAGCAA ATTGGTAATCTTACGACTGAGAATCAGCATCTTTCACTGACTGTCGACCAACTTACAAATCGCGTGAAGAAACTAGAAGGGGAACGAGATGAGATGCGAAAACAACTGATATCTTGTAAAAC TAATATTACAAAACTTACACAAACTGTTGAAGAGTTACAACATTCAATGGAATCGAAAGGAAGAACATCTTCAG GTTTGAATTGTGTAATGCCGAAATCACCTCGGTCCACTAGTACAAGTATGATGTCAACATCTTCACCAGTTAGTAATCCTAATGTAAGTCTGGTTGATACATCTACTTCCAGTCGCAGTAACAGTACAGAAAACTGGACGACACctttaatgtttaaatgtcTCGGTACATTCAG ggGACACAAAGGACCGGTGTATGCATTAGCGAACAGAGGCAGTCGAATATTTAGTGCTGGAGGTGATAAAGTGATTAAAGTATGGAACGTTGATATGTTAGCTAAAGGTTGTATACACACAATAGTAGCTCACAATGATGGG ATTTTCTGTATTGCTCTAATGAGGAATGTGATGTTTAGTGCAGGCGCTGACTACAGTATTAAAGCTTGGGATGTGAACTCTTATGAACAGAAAGCTATAAGAGAG CAAGCTCACAACAATATAATATGTGCTTTAGTTCATTGTGGGGAATATATCTTTACTTCATCTTATTCTGTGATcaag GTTTGGAGTGCTAAAGATCTTGAACCGATTCATACGATTGATGGTTTGTACCACTGGGTCAGAGCGCTCGCAGTTAATAGAACCAag GATAAAGTATACAGTGGATCTCACAATACGATAGAAATGTGGGATGCTTCTGGTAAATTCAACCTTCGCGGAAAGATCGATCATAAATATGGTTCCATTCATTCCTTAGTATTGACGTCTAAGTACATCATTGCAG gcACGTACAATCAAAATATTCGTTTATTCAATATATCCACTCATCAGCATGTAATACATCTACGAGGTCACGTGGGGGCAGTGACGAGTTTACTCGTATCTCCATCTGAACGATTCTTATTCTCCGGTTCAGCCGATAATTCTGTGCAG ATTATGCATTTGTAG
- the LOC141901134 gene encoding uncharacterized protein LOC141901134: MTESGQAIYLLTMLSIADTVYLINIFLDSPVRRLIFQAIYGDAVIRLRDYGVFPMWNWLRMAGYKSTVTIRNWVVVLSAVVRCLHVLFPFWSRRHVDRKCANLSIAIIVTVSAGIYIPRYFGGRIIPFKCLETSSSSPTYLKFEKGKSMDLSSTWIYLIVTVNAPLIILMLANTILLWSISRSMKNRKFMTSSSNTETNANAKATQLVIIATVIYIVCESPTIISRIFKYFINYETTPTMWKSFVLLNNLTPIDSAINFIINVMASRSFRETAYTMLFAK, from the coding sequence atgactgAAAGCGGTCAGGCGATTTATCTCCTCACAATGTTGTCAATAGCCGACACAGTTTATCTTATAAACATATTTCTCGATAGTCCAGTTCGTCGACTCATTTTCCAAGCAATCTACGGAGATGCCGTAATACGTCTCCGAGATTACGGCGTATTTCCgatgtggaactggctccgcATGGCCGGCTACAAGTCGACGGTGACCATTCGTAATTGGGTGGTTGTTTTGTCGGCGGTTGTTCGATGTTTACACGTATTATTCCCGTTCTGGTCTCGGCGTCATGTTGACAGAAAATGTGCTAATCTAAGTATAGCGATAATTGTGACCGTATCGGCGGGGATTTATATTCCTCGTTATTTCGGTGGTCGTATTATCCCGTTTAAATGTTTAGAAACATCGTCGTCGAGTCCGACTTATCTTAAATTTGAGAAGGGTAAATCAATGGACCTGAGCTCGACGTGGATTTATTTGATAGTAACAGTTAACGCGCCGTTAATAATTCTCATGCTGGCAAACACGATTTTGCTGTGGTCCATCAGTCGTTccatgaaaaatagaaaattcatGACATCGTCGTCGAATACGGAAACGAATGCTAACGCGAAAGCTACTCAACTTGTGATCATAGCTACAGTTATTTACATAGTCTGCGAATCACCGACGATCATTTCgagaatattcaaatatttcattaactaCGAAACGACACCGACGATGTGGAAATCGTTTGTCCTTTTAAACAATTTGACTCCAATCGACTCAGcgattaatttcatcattaatgtAATGGCAAGTAGAAGCTTTAGAGAAACTGCGTATACGATGCTGTTTGCCAAGTGA
- the LOC141901835 gene encoding E3 ubiquitin-protein ligase TRAF7-like isoform X1 — MSQTVVRPTVFVSSPSQHLKCGFCHKVYNDPVISTVCGHTFCRSCITSCKPAEVDDSCQNGNSVVCPLDSFICGLDTLVLNRAVVGQIDDLLIHCQYGVKLTDAGEYVMDENGCPEKVSFGLRQQHEDDCSYGAVVCPNSAECGTFKKSNLSAHLEICTNFFCSAKNAGCRFSGRHTDLLEHYKECSFYLANRLVQGSDGANDTTVLAIKEQIGNLTTENQHLSLTVDQLTNRVKKLEGERDEMRKQLISCKTNITKLTQTVEELQHSMESKGRTSSGLNCVMPKSPRSTSTSMMSTSSPVSNPNVSLVDTSTSSRSNSTENWTTPLMFKCLGTFRGHKGPVYALANRGSRIFSAGGDKVIKVWNVDMLAKGCIHTIVAHNDGIFCIALMRNVMFSAGADYSIKAWDVNSYEQKAIREQAHNNIICALVHCGEYIFTSSYSVIKVWSAKDLEPIHTIDGLYHWVRALAVNRTKDKVYSGSHNTIEMWDASGKFNLRGKIDHKYGSIHSLVLTSKYIIAGTYNQNIRLFNISTHQHVIHLRGHVGAVTSLLVSPSERFLFSGSADNSVQIWNLENMLSIHSLSRHEGSVDALTLYGDLLLTGSEDTEIKLFKYFKIETIR; from the exons ATGTCGCAAACAGTCGTTCGACCGACGGTTTTCGTATCATCTCCGAGTCAACATCTGAAATGTGGATTTTGTCATAAAGTTTACAATGATCCGGTGATCAGTACCGTCTGTGGACATACGTTCTGTAGAAGTTGTATTACTAGTTGCAAGCCGGCAGAGGTTGATGACAGCTGTCAAAATGGGAATTCTGTAGTTTGCCCTTTAGATAGTTTTATCTGTGGTCTAGATACATTGGTATTGAACAG AGCTGTAGTTGGTCAAATCgatgatttattgattcaCTGTCAGTACGGTGTTAAACTCACAGATGCTGGTGAATATGTGATGGATGAAAATGGCTGCCCTGAAAAAGTGTCATTTG GTTTAAGACAACAACATGAAGATGATTGTTCCTATGGTGCAGTTGTATGTCCAAACAGCGCTGAATGTGGAACATTCAAGAAATCGAATCTTTCCGCGCATCTTGAAATATGTACAAACTTCTTCTGTTCGGCCAAAAATGCAG GCTGTCGATTTAGTGGACGTCATACAGATCTGTTGGAACATTATAAAGAATGTTCTTTCTATCTAGCGAATAGATTAGTTCAGGGTTCTGATGGAGCCAATGACACAACAGTTTTAGCTATAAAAGAGCAA ATTGGTAATCTTACGACTGAGAATCAGCATCTTTCACTGACTGTCGACCAACTTACAAATCGCGTGAAGAAACTAGAAGGGGAACGAGATGAGATGCGAAAACAACTGATATCTTGTAAAAC TAATATTACAAAACTTACACAAACTGTTGAAGAGTTACAACATTCAATGGAATCGAAAGGAAGAACATCTTCAG GTTTGAATTGTGTAATGCCGAAATCACCTCGGTCCACTAGTACAAGTATGATGTCAACATCTTCACCAGTTAGTAATCCTAATGTAAGTCTGGTTGATACATCTACTTCCAGTCGCAGTAACAGTACAGAAAACTGGACGACACctttaatgtttaaatgtcTCGGTACATTCAG ggGACACAAAGGACCGGTGTATGCATTAGCGAACAGAGGCAGTCGAATATTTAGTGCTGGAGGTGATAAAGTGATTAAAGTATGGAACGTTGATATGTTAGCTAAAGGTTGTATACACACAATAGTAGCTCACAATGATGGG ATTTTCTGTATTGCTCTAATGAGGAATGTGATGTTTAGTGCAGGCGCTGACTACAGTATTAAAGCTTGGGATGTGAACTCTTATGAACAGAAAGCTATAAGAGAG CAAGCTCACAACAATATAATATGTGCTTTAGTTCATTGTGGGGAATATATCTTTACTTCATCTTATTCTGTGATcaag GTTTGGAGTGCTAAAGATCTTGAACCGATTCATACGATTGATGGTTTGTACCACTGGGTCAGAGCGCTCGCAGTTAATAGAACCAag GATAAAGTATACAGTGGATCTCACAATACGATAGAAATGTGGGATGCTTCTGGTAAATTCAACCTTCGCGGAAAGATCGATCATAAATATGGTTCCATTCATTCCTTAGTATTGACGTCTAAGTACATCATTGCAG gcACGTACAATCAAAATATTCGTTTATTCAATATATCCACTCATCAGCATGTAATACATCTACGAGGTCACGTGGGGGCAGTGACGAGTTTACTCGTATCTCCATCTGAACGATTCTTATTCTCCGGTTCAGCCGATAATTCTGTGCAG ATATGGAATCTGGAGAATATGCTTTCAATACACAGTCTGAGTAGACATGAAGGAAGTGTCGATGCTCTTACTTTATACGGTGACTTATTACTAACCGGGTCCGAAGATACAGAAATTAAG ttgttcAAGTATTTCAAGATTGAGACAATCAGATAA
- the LOC141901135 gene encoding pre-mRNA-processing factor 19-like gives MCHIRLFNISTHQHEIHLRGHVGAVTSLLVSPSERFLFSGSADNSVQIWNLENMLSIHSLSRHEGSVDALTLYGDLLLTGSEDTEIKLFKYFKIETIR, from the exons ATGTGTCATATTCGTTTATTCAATATATCCACTCATCAGCATGAAATACATCTACGAGGTCACGTGGGGGCAGTGACGAGTTTACTCGTATCTCCATCTGAACGATTCTTATTCTCCGGTTCAGCTGATAATTCTGTGCAG ATATGGAATCTGGAGAATATGCTTTCAATACACAGTCTGAGTAGACATGAAGGAAGTGTCGATGCTCTTACTTTATACGGTGACTTATTACTAACCGGGTCCGAAGATACAGAAATTAAG ttgttcAAGTATTTCAAGATTGAGACAATCAGATAA
- the LOC141901828 gene encoding major facilitator superfamily domain-containing protein 3-like has product MILSTNIMLLTFLYFVQGLPYGFQARFLPLYLRAQGVSLTNLSFFKLLLVPWLCKALWAPLVDRYGTKRLWLFWSMFGLMVTCAICAFIPRDFIPVLSLLLFVMNLFAATQDIAVDGIAIQILTAEELGHGNTAQVVGYKIGSIVGGGLLVWLMDVLGWKVLFGILTIIYAEAVLFVNFSSNLKRIESDGHQAAQLNDRSRRLKKRLPTIDEDDERSSISDEDVGNPVTDDLEDQEDFQCLLQTRKSPEKDMESSSDNVRSHFSFIFDVIKSPGTKWMMGYVIIYKLGEQGALNMLPLFLVDHQYTTADIGFWTGVVGQATSICGSALGGFLISKYSFPPLFLLRQLFLGRSIPLGAMLMLVVVWPDVYFTSSSLFCISACLMNVLLMISGMVTTATFTFMMQCSQKACAEIQATHYTTLATLEVFGKLTFSSFLGLLTDVFGYKLMFCTFIFLSGLSLVYLQKCDPCFVSNTNDNKSKDN; this is encoded by the exons ATGATCCTCTCAACGAATATAATGTTGTTGACATTTCTCTACTTCGTTCAGGGATTACCGTACGGATTTCAGGCGCGGTTTTTACCGTTGTACCTGCGCGCTCAGGGCGTTTCGCTGACAAACCTGAGTTTCTTTAAACTGTTATTAGTTCCGTGGTTGTGTAAAGCGTTATGGGCACCGCTCGTCGACCGATACGGAACGAAGCGACTATGGTTGTTTTGGAGTATGTTCGGTTTGATGGTAACGTGCGCTATATGCGCGTTCATACCGCGTGATTTTATCCCCGTTCTCAGTTTATTGTTGTTCGTCATGAATCTGTTCGCGGCGACGCAGGATATCGCGGTCGACGGAATCGCGATTCAGATTCTCACCGCTGAAGAGTTAGGACACGGAAATACGGCTCAAGTTGTCGGGTATAAGATCGGGTCAATTGTTGGCGGTGGTTTATTGGTTTGGTTGATGGATGTTTTAGGCTGGAAGGTTTTATTCGGGATATTGACTATTATTTACGCCGAAGCAGTGTTGTTCGTGAACTTTTCATCGAATCTAAAGCGTATCGAGAGTGATGGCCACCAGGCGGCGCAACTGAATGATCGAAGCCGTCGTCTCAAAAAACGCTTACCGACTatcgatgaagatgatgaacgATCATCGATCAGCGATGAAGATGTCGGTAACCCGGTAACCGATGATCTCGAAGATCAGGAAGATTTTCAGTGTTTGCTACAAACTCGTAAAAGCCCGGAGAAAGATATGGAAAGCAGCAGCGACAATGTTAGAAGCCATTTCAGCTTCATTTTCGACGTGATCAAGAGCCCCGGGACAAAATGGATGATGGGATATGTGATTATTTATAAGCTAG gtgaacagggggcgctgaatatGTTACCACTGTTCCTTGTCGATCATCAATATACAACGGCTGATATCGGTTTCTGGACCGGAGTTGTCGGTCAGGCTACATCTATTTGTGGATCAGCGCTTGGGGGATTCCTTATCTCAAAATACAG TTTTCCGCCATTGTTTTTATTGCGTCAACTCTTTCTGGGGCGTAGTATTCCTCTCGGAGCCATGCTTATGTTGGTTGTTGTTTGGCCGGATGTTTATTTCACATCTTCAAGTTTATTCT GTATTTCCGCGTGTTTAATGAATGTGCTGCTGATGATTAGTGGTATGGTTACTACTGCCACATTTACTTTCATGATGCAATGTTCCCAAAAAGCCTGTGCTGAAATTCAAGCTACCCACTATACGACCTTAGCAACGCTAGAGGTTTTTGGcaaattgacattttcatcttttttgggTCTGTTGACCGATGTGTTTGGATATAAATTGATGTTTTGTACGTTTATATTTCTGTCGGGACTATCGCTTGTTTACTTACAGAAATGTGACCCATGTTTTGTATCAAAcactaatgataataaatctaaAGATAATTAG
- the LOC141901829 gene encoding magnesium-dependent phosphatase 1-like translates to MGTKKPDLIVFDLDYTLWPFWVDSHHSPPFRKESNGFVYDAYRSRVHYFPDVPRILEDLHEKGYTLGVASRTGAIEEAKSLMTLFDWNKYFTYQEIYPGSKVNHFKRFKEKSGLKYENMLFFDDEYRNIAEVSKLGVTCILADSGVDTQLLKKGFDEFSVTTKFK, encoded by the exons ATGGGTACGAAAAAACCTGATCTCATTGTATTTGATTTAG ATTACACTTTGTGGCCTTTTTGGGTCGATTCACACCATTCTCCTCCATTCAGAAAGGAAAG TAATGGTTTTGTATACGATGCCTACAGGTCACGTGTTCATTATTTTCCTGATGTTCCGCGAATTTTGGAAGATCTGCACGAAAAAGGTTATACATTAGGAGTAGCATCGAG AACAGGAGCAATCGAAGAAGCAAAATCATTAATGACTTTGTTCGATTGGAACAAGTATTTTACGTATCAGGAGATTTATCCTGGCTCAAAAGTTAATCATTTCAAACG ATTCAAAGAAAAGAGTGGGTTGAAATACGAGAACATGTTATTCTTTGATGacgaatatagaaatatagctGAAGTGAGCAAATTAG gAGTAACTTGTATTTTAGCGGATAGTGGAGTTGATACGCAGTTGCTGAAGAAaggatttgatgaattttccgTTACTACTAAGTTTAAATAA
- the LOC141902625 gene encoding T-cell activation inhibitor, mitochondrial-like, whose protein sequence is MHTLRSLRLRMNAVNPVGDLIKRFLTQQETSTALRPFYFAVHPDLFGNYPEEKTTNEESLKILNSYIQTLWVPSNNAKPVSLKFYIRLNNNDRKLKEVNVNLLSLDARTLVRDILKACELPLEYVESIKPKSSPTDEHNIRWHPSFHDFFGKTNPNMGNFRKNVTPTLSSWLRLNLDVADQLSTANHPVLKENTSITDDMIESLRVTDVEWNCNWGPQQFNSCLKSFDRLYQQHKNERFISALRGHVLSFCNATGVCFNGKINLSSDDVPQNWINLLISLPKHMNTLRQLPEMERRVSVLLNGIQIGRRENIVMVDEYSKQLTRLIHTLESDTTGHIEGAVRHVQLVVESAAGPLTVSRSGQILIPFSCPGFLVKNFIQQKKEEAFTMMRDYRYYLAKENDILQKCKDKLELLSLRRDQSLSSVNVIKCCKRLINNPEEIGVSLKGKKLKISQFYSIMQDGEIVIPCNWRGHS, encoded by the exons ATGCATACTTTACGCAGTTTAAGATTAAG AATGAATGCAGTGAATCCAGTTGGAGATttgataaaaagattcctgacGCAACAAGAAACATCGACCGCATTGAGGCCGTTTTATTTCGCGGTTCATCCTGATTTGTTCGGAAATTATCCTGAAGAAAAG ACAACCAACGAAGAATCTTTGaagattttgaattcatatataCAGACATTGTGGGTACCATCTAACAACGCTAAACCAGTCAGCTTAAAATTCTACATCAGATTAA ACAACAACGATAGGAAACTGAAAGAAGTGAATGTGAATCTGTTATCATTAGATGCTCGAACTCTAGTCCGCGATATTCTGAAAGCCTGTGAATTACCGCTAGAATATGTGGAAAGTATCAAACCGAAGTCATCACCAACAGATGAGCACAATATTCGATGGCATCCTTCGTTTCATGATTTTTTCGGCAAAACGAATCCAAATATGGGTAATTTTAGGAAGAACGTGACACCTACGCTGAG TTCTTGGTTGCGACTGAATTTAGACGTTGCCGATCAACTCTCCACGGCTAATCATCCCGTTCTCAAGGAAAATACGAGTATAACTGATGATATGATTGAATCCCTACGAGTCACTGATGTTGAGTGGAACTGTAACTGGGGACCACaacagttcaacagttgtctTAAAAGTTTCGATCGTTTATATCAGCaacataaaaatgaaagattcaTTTCTGCTCTGAGAG gTCATGTACTATCATTCTGTAACGCTACTGGAGTTTGCTTCAACGGTAAAATAAACTTGAGTAGCGATGATGTGCCACAGAATTGGATCAAT CTACTGATATCGTTACCGAAACATATGAATACTCTACGACAGTTACCTGAAATGGAACGTAGAGTTTCAGTGTTATTGAACGGAATTCAGATCGGTAGACGTGAGAACATCGTGATGGTCGATGAGTACTCGAAACAATTAACACGTCTTATACACACGCTAGAATCAGACACTACCGGACATATAGAGGGCGCTGTTAGACATGTTCAACTAGTCGTTGAGAG CGCTGCTGGGCCTTTAACCGTTTCGAGGAGCGGTCAAATTCTGATTCCGTTTTCTTGTCCCGGATTTCTTGTGAAAAATTTCATACAACAAAAGAAAGAAGAAGCGTTTACAATGATGCGAGATTACAGATATTACCTCGCGAAAGAAAATGATATATTACAAAAGTGTAAAGACAAACTTGAGTTACTGAGTTTACGGCGCGATCAATCTTTATCCTCGGTTAACGTTATCAAATGTTGCAAAAGGCTCATAAATAACCCTGAAGAAATAGGCGTTTCTTTAAAAGGCAAAAAGTTAAAGATCTCGcagttttattcgataatGCAGGATGGGGAAATAGTTATACCCTGTAACTGGCGAGGTCATAGTTGA